A single genomic interval of Centropristis striata isolate RG_2023a ecotype Rhode Island chromosome 8, C.striata_1.0, whole genome shotgun sequence harbors:
- the LOC131976763 gene encoding endothelin-2: MSTHTNVLLLITLWASMEDGLALPVMKQLEVEAGDGVPTARVRTKRCACSSLLDSECHYFCHLDIIWVNTPSKTTVYGLGNALSRRRRSPGRCTCTNTEDQTCTNFCHNSPEIPSPKRPQRHILRILRDAASRSKRAQDSPDSPRDELSEGKTAR; this comes from the exons ATGTCCACCCACACCAACGTTCTTCTTCTCATCACTCTTTGGGCTTCCATGGAGGATG GTTTGGCTCTCCCAGTGATGAAACAGCTGGAAGTGGAGGCCGGGGACGGCGTCCCGACAGCGAGAGTGAGGACCAAACGCTGCGCCTGCAGCAGCCTGTTGGACTCTGAGTGCCACTACTTCTGCCACCTGGATATCATCTGGGTCAACACACCTAG tAAGACGACAGTTTATGGCCTCGGCAACGCTCTGTCCCGGCGCAGAAGGTCCCCTGGCCGCTGTACCTGCACCAACACTGAGGACCAAACCTGTACCAACTTCTGCCATAACAG CCCTGAAATCCCATCCCCAAAGAGACCTCAACGTCATATACTCAGAATCCTAAG AGATGCAGCCAGCAGGTCCAAGAGAGCTCAGGATTCCCCTGATTCACCCAGAGATGAGTTATCTGAGGGGAAGACCGCACGCTAA